One window of Cryobacterium arcticum genomic DNA carries:
- a CDS encoding alpha-hydroxy acid oxidase: MVDRRIPKIKDLAPLMQFKVPELNAKKRRLDAALTIHDLRAIAKKRTPKAAFDYTEGAAEGEISLERARQAFEDIEFQPSILRDVSTVSTGWDVLGAPVAQPFGIAPTGFTRMMQTEGEIAGAHAAAKAGIPFSLSTMGTTAIEDVKKANPHGRNWFQLYMWKDRDRSMALVERAAAAGFDTLLVTVDVPVAGARLRDKRNGFSIPPQLTLGTVVNALPRPEWWINFLTTEPLAFASLDRWSGTVGELLDTMFDPTVTFEDLAWIKAQWPGKVVVKGVQNLADAKKLADLGVDGITLSNHGGRQLDRAPIPFHLLPSVAREVGNDLEVHLDTGIMSGADIVASVALGARFTMIGRAYLYGLMAGGEAGVDRAIQILSDQVARTMRLLGVNSLEELEPAHVTQLTRLGRIDPLAAEALEDLPGRF; encoded by the coding sequence ATGGTTGACCGCCGCATTCCCAAGATCAAAGACCTTGCCCCGCTCATGCAGTTCAAGGTGCCCGAGCTCAACGCCAAGAAGCGCCGACTCGACGCGGCGCTCACCATCCACGACCTGCGGGCCATCGCGAAGAAGCGCACCCCCAAGGCCGCGTTCGACTACACCGAGGGCGCCGCGGAGGGGGAGATCTCGCTGGAGCGCGCCCGGCAGGCCTTCGAGGACATCGAGTTCCAGCCGTCGATCCTGCGCGATGTGTCGACGGTGTCCACCGGATGGGACGTGCTCGGTGCGCCCGTCGCCCAGCCGTTCGGCATCGCCCCCACCGGCTTCACGCGGATGATGCAGACCGAGGGCGAGATCGCCGGCGCCCACGCGGCCGCGAAGGCCGGCATCCCGTTCTCGCTGTCCACCATGGGCACCACGGCCATCGAAGACGTCAAGAAGGCCAACCCGCACGGCCGCAACTGGTTCCAGCTCTACATGTGGAAGGACCGCGACCGGTCGATGGCGCTGGTGGAGCGGGCCGCCGCCGCGGGCTTCGACACCCTGCTCGTGACGGTGGACGTGCCGGTTGCCGGTGCGCGCCTGCGCGACAAGCGCAACGGCTTCTCCATCCCGCCACAGCTCACCCTGGGCACCGTGGTCAACGCGCTGCCGCGGCCGGAGTGGTGGATCAACTTCCTCACCACCGAACCGCTCGCCTTCGCCAGCCTCGACCGCTGGAGCGGCACCGTGGGCGAACTCCTCGACACCATGTTCGACCCCACCGTGACCTTCGAGGACCTCGCCTGGATCAAGGCGCAGTGGCCGGGCAAGGTCGTGGTCAAGGGCGTGCAGAACCTTGCCGACGCGAAGAAGCTCGCCGACCTCGGAGTGGACGGCATCACGCTGTCCAACCACGGCGGCCGGCAGCTGGACCGGGCGCCGATCCCGTTCCACCTGCTGCCCAGCGTGGCCCGCGAGGTGGGCAACGACCTCGAGGTGCACCTGGACACGGGCATCATGAGCGGCGCCGACATCGTGGCCTCCGTGGCGCTCGGCGCCCGCTTCACCATGATCGGCCGCGCCTACCTCTACGGCCTGATGGCCGGCGGGGAGGCCGGCGTGGACCGGGCCATCCAGATTTTGTCCGACCAGGTGGCCCGCACCATGCGACTGCTGGGCGTGAACTCGCTCGAGGAGCTCGAGCCCGCGCACGTCACCCAGCTCACCCGGCTGGGCCGGATCGACCCGCTGGCCGCGGAGGCCCTAGAGGACCTGCCCGGCCGCTTCTAG
- the ddaH gene encoding dimethylargininase — protein sequence MSLDVASATPNESAVPAPVTRTPVTRTILMCKPDYFTVVYRINPWMDPALPTDTSLAVAQWQTLYDTYVGLGFDVHLIDPIDGLPDMVYAANGGFVIDGIAYGAKFTYPQRQPEGPAYMDWFGANGFDVREPVEINEGEGDLLLVGDVILAGTGFRSASNSHEEVSAIYGRPVITLKLVNPSFYHLDTAVAVLDDTNIAYLPSAFDEPSLAILRERFPDAIIVTEEDAAILGLNSYSDGYNVVIAARAKDFERQLRERGYNPIGVDLSELLLGGGGVKCCTLELRR from the coding sequence GTGTCACTTGATGTCGCATCCGCTACCCCGAACGAGTCTGCGGTGCCCGCGCCGGTGACTCGCACGCCGGTCACCCGCACGATCCTGATGTGCAAGCCCGACTACTTCACCGTGGTCTACCGGATCAATCCGTGGATGGACCCGGCGCTGCCCACCGACACGAGCCTGGCCGTCGCCCAGTGGCAGACCCTGTACGACACCTACGTCGGCCTCGGCTTCGACGTGCACCTGATCGACCCGATCGACGGGCTGCCCGACATGGTCTACGCGGCCAACGGTGGCTTCGTCATCGACGGCATCGCCTACGGCGCCAAGTTCACCTACCCCCAGCGCCAGCCCGAGGGCCCGGCCTACATGGACTGGTTCGGCGCCAACGGCTTCGACGTGCGCGAGCCCGTCGAGATCAACGAGGGCGAGGGCGACCTCCTGCTCGTCGGCGACGTGATCCTGGCCGGAACCGGGTTCCGCAGTGCGTCGAACAGCCACGAAGAGGTCTCGGCCATCTACGGTCGCCCGGTGATCACCCTCAAGCTGGTCAACCCGAGTTTCTACCACCTCGATACCGCCGTGGCCGTGCTCGATGACACCAACATCGCCTACCTGCCCAGCGCCTTCGACGAGCCGAGCCTGGCGATCCTGCGCGAGCGCTTCCCCGACGCGATCATCGTCACCGAAGAGGATGCCGCCATCCTGGGCCTCAATTCCTACTCCGACGGGTACAACGTCGTGATCGCCGCCCGGGCCAAGGACTTCGAACGGCAACTGCGTGAACGCGGCTACAACCCGATCGGTGTGGACCTGTCCGAGCTGCTGCTCGGCGGCGGAGGCGTGAAGTGCTGCACTCTGGAGCTGCGCCGATGA
- the rocD gene encoding ornithine--oxo-acid transaminase: MSALINQAGRADQTGLTAQVGLTDQSAAVALENAHAAHNYHPLPVVVASGDGAWVTDINGKRYLDCLAAYSAVNFGHSNPVLLDAARAQLGRITLTSRAFHNDQLGPFVTALAKLAGKDMVLPMNTGAEAVESGIKVARAWGYRVKGVAAGMANIIVAGGNFHGRTTTIISFSDDDSARADFGPFTPGFRTVPYGDAAALEAAIDENTVAVLLEPIQGEAGIVVPPADYLPAVREITTRNNVLFIADEIQSGLGRTGATFAVELAGVVPDLYLLGKALGGGIVPVSAVVGNADILGVLRPGEHGSTFGGNPLAAAVGLAVVNMLATGEYQRRARDLGAHLHERLLGLVGHGVLEVRGAGLWAGIDIDPALASGRAVCEALMERGVLAKDTHGSTIRLAPPLVVSAEDLDWAVDQLAAVLEEFAA, from the coding sequence ATGAGCGCCCTGATCAACCAGGCCGGACGGGCCGACCAGACCGGCCTCACCGCCCAGGTGGGCCTGACCGACCAGTCCGCTGCCGTCGCGCTGGAGAACGCCCACGCGGCGCACAACTACCACCCGCTGCCCGTGGTCGTCGCCTCCGGTGACGGCGCCTGGGTCACCGACATCAACGGCAAGCGCTACCTGGACTGCCTGGCGGCGTACTCCGCGGTCAACTTCGGCCACTCCAACCCCGTGCTGCTGGATGCCGCGCGCGCCCAGCTCGGGCGCATCACGCTCACGAGCCGCGCCTTCCACAACGACCAGCTGGGTCCGTTCGTCACTGCGCTGGCCAAGCTGGCCGGCAAGGACATGGTGCTGCCGATGAACACCGGCGCCGAAGCCGTGGAATCCGGTATCAAGGTGGCCCGCGCCTGGGGTTACCGGGTGAAGGGCGTCGCGGCGGGGATGGCCAACATCATCGTCGCCGGCGGCAACTTCCACGGCCGCACCACCACCATCATCAGCTTCTCCGACGACGACTCGGCCCGCGCCGACTTCGGCCCGTTCACCCCGGGCTTCCGCACCGTGCCCTACGGGGATGCCGCCGCGCTCGAGGCGGCCATCGACGAGAACACCGTGGCCGTGCTGCTCGAACCCATCCAGGGGGAGGCCGGCATCGTCGTACCGCCCGCCGACTACCTGCCCGCCGTGCGGGAGATCACCACCCGGAACAATGTGCTGTTCATCGCCGATGAGATCCAGTCCGGCCTCGGCCGCACCGGTGCAACCTTCGCGGTGGAACTCGCCGGCGTCGTGCCCGATCTCTACCTGCTCGGCAAGGCCCTGGGCGGCGGCATCGTGCCGGTGTCCGCCGTGGTCGGCAACGCCGACATTCTCGGGGTGCTCCGCCCGGGCGAACACGGGTCCACCTTCGGCGGCAACCCGCTCGCCGCGGCCGTGGGCCTGGCCGTGGTCAATATGCTCGCCACCGGCGAATACCAGCGGCGAGCCCGGGACCTCGGCGCCCACCTGCACGAGCGGCTGCTCGGCCTGGTCGGGCACGGCGTGCTCGAGGTGCGCGGCGCCGGCCTCTGGGCCGGCATCGACATCGACCCGGCCCTGGCCAGCGGCCGCGCGGTGTGCGAGGCCCTGATGGAGCGCGGCGTGCTCGCGAAAGACACGCACGGCTCCACCATCCGCCTCGCCCCGCCCCTCGTGGTCTCGGCCGAGGACCTCGACTGGGCCGTCGACCAGCTCGCGGCCGTACTCGAGGAGTTCGCCGCCTGA
- a CDS encoding DJ-1/PfpI family protein: MDKIIILTGDAAETLEVFYPYQRLREAGYEVHIAAPEKKKLQFVVHDFVDGFDTYTEKLGHMWDADIAFKDVNPADYLAVVVPGGRAPEYIRNDEDAKRIVRHFFETNAPVAALCHGPMLLAAAGVLQGRTSSAYPALKLDVELGGGTFENGAAVVDGNLVSGRAWPDHPEWMREFMKLLDDARVQSRPVEAAATA; this comes from the coding sequence ATGGACAAGATCATCATTCTCACCGGAGACGCCGCCGAGACTCTCGAGGTGTTCTACCCGTACCAGCGCCTGCGCGAGGCCGGGTACGAGGTACACATCGCGGCCCCGGAGAAGAAGAAACTGCAATTCGTGGTGCACGACTTCGTCGACGGCTTCGACACCTACACCGAGAAGCTCGGCCACATGTGGGATGCCGACATCGCGTTCAAGGACGTGAATCCCGCCGACTACCTTGCCGTGGTGGTTCCGGGCGGCCGGGCGCCGGAGTACATCCGCAACGACGAGGACGCCAAGCGCATCGTGCGGCACTTCTTCGAGACCAACGCGCCGGTCGCCGCGCTCTGCCACGGGCCCATGCTGCTGGCCGCGGCCGGAGTGCTCCAGGGGCGCACCTCCTCGGCCTATCCCGCCCTCAAACTGGACGTGGAACTGGGCGGCGGCACCTTCGAGAACGGCGCGGCCGTCGTCGACGGCAACCTGGTCTCCGGCCGAGCCTGGCCCGACCACCCCGAGTGGATGCGCGAGTTCATGAAGCTCCTCGACGACGCCCGGGTGCAGAGCCGGCCCGTGGAGGCCGCCGCCACCGCGTAG
- a CDS encoding Lrp/AsnC family transcriptional regulator — MDNLDRGILDLLRKNARAGYGDIGSVVGLSASAVKRRVDKLVADKVIRGFTIQVDPSIDGMSTEAYVELFCRGTVAPDELLRILSGVPEVVDAGTVTGSADAIVHIRARDIPGLEAALEKVRLAPNVDHTRSAIVLTRLIHRGAE; from the coding sequence ATGGACAACCTCGATCGCGGCATTCTCGACCTCCTCCGCAAGAACGCGCGGGCCGGCTACGGCGATATCGGCTCCGTGGTGGGGCTGTCCGCCTCGGCCGTCAAGCGCCGGGTGGACAAGCTCGTCGCCGACAAGGTGATCCGCGGCTTCACGATCCAGGTCGACCCGTCGATCGACGGGATGAGCACCGAGGCCTATGTGGAGCTGTTCTGCCGGGGAACCGTCGCTCCCGATGAGCTGCTGCGCATCCTCTCCGGCGTTCCGGAGGTCGTGGATGCCGGCACCGTGACCGGCAGCGCCGATGCCATCGTGCACATCCGGGCCCGGGACATCCCGGGGCTCGAGGCCGCACTGGAGAAGGTGCGCCTGGCGCCCAACGTCGACCACACCCGCAGCGCGATCGTGCTCACCCGGCTGATCCACCGCGGCGCGGAGTAG
- a CDS encoding FadR/GntR family transcriptional regulator — MTVDERRAWEVVLAHIEDDLLGGRLKPGDRLPGERALATELGVGRSSVREAIRVLEVLGLVRTNVGSGPTAGAIIVALPGGGMSALMRLQVAAQGFPVADIVKTRLVLETAVAAELAEAVLSAALLHPDRLHPDRLAPDLSRCVQLLTAMDAEGLTEDEFLALDAAFHLSLAEACGNQVVIATMSGLRNAIEGYVRAGVARLASWSDTSARLRAEHRGILAAIEAADPAEAHSLVHAHISGYYAETRLTPERSRSSALAFSPATPPLRTDPPIPAETGPVHG, encoded by the coding sequence GTGACCGTCGACGAACGCCGTGCCTGGGAGGTCGTGCTCGCCCACATCGAGGACGACCTGCTCGGCGGCCGGCTGAAGCCCGGCGACCGGCTGCCCGGCGAGCGCGCCCTGGCCACCGAGCTGGGCGTGGGCCGCTCGAGCGTGCGTGAAGCCATCAGGGTGCTCGAGGTGCTCGGACTCGTGCGCACCAACGTCGGCTCCGGCCCCACCGCCGGTGCGATCATCGTGGCGCTGCCCGGCGGCGGTATGAGCGCCCTGATGCGCCTCCAGGTCGCGGCGCAGGGCTTCCCGGTGGCGGACATCGTGAAGACCCGGCTCGTGCTGGAAACCGCCGTGGCCGCGGAACTCGCCGAGGCCGTGCTGTCGGCGGCCCTGCTGCATCCCGACCGCTTGCACCCCGACCGACTGGCCCCCGACCTGAGCCGGTGCGTCCAACTGCTCACCGCGATGGATGCCGAGGGCCTGACCGAAGACGAATTCCTCGCCCTCGACGCGGCCTTCCACCTGTCGCTGGCCGAAGCCTGCGGCAATCAGGTCGTGATCGCCACCATGTCCGGGCTGCGGAACGCCATCGAGGGCTATGTGCGCGCCGGCGTCGCCCGGCTGGCTTCCTGGTCCGACACCAGCGCCCGGCTGCGGGCCGAGCACCGCGGCATCCTGGCGGCCATCGAAGCCGCAGACCCGGCCGAGGCCCACAGCCTCGTGCACGCCCACATCTCCGGGTACTACGCCGAGACCCGGCTGACCCCCGAGCGAAGCCGCTCATCCGCCCTCGCCTTCTCCCCTGCCACCCCGCCCCTCCGCACCGACCCGCCCATCCCCGCTGAGACAGGACCCGTCCATGGTTGA
- a CDS encoding rhamnulokinase gives MNAGQGAGGTVAAVDLGASSGRVMLGHVGPNRLDLHSVARFPNNPVRTIDGLHWNILELYRNSLAGLRAAAREAPELASVGIDSWAVDYALLRGDRMLGAPFHYRDDRTAAGVEATHALVPPAELYGRNGLQVLPFNTLYQLAADRASGDLAVADGLLLIPDLLGFWLTGRRVAERSNASTTGLLRAVGGTAAEWDTELMHRLGLPRTLFPDLVAAGEAIGPLLPSVAADVGGSRLELVAVGSHDTASAVVGVPMLTDDCAYISSGTWSLVGVELPAPVLSEASRAANFTNEGGVDGRVRYLRNVMGLWLLSESIRTWERDGDPVELPALLAQAAALPGPTTLFDVDDPRFLAPGHLPDRIDGYCREHSIRPPGSRAELVRSIVESLAAAHARTLRTITELSGQPVRTVHLVGGGSQNELLCQLTADYTGLPVLAGPVEATAIGNVLVQARAQGFATGSLESLRALVHQAHPPRVYSPTPRGLVVHDNISD, from the coding sequence GTGAACGCGGGGCAGGGTGCCGGAGGCACGGTCGCCGCGGTCGACCTCGGCGCATCGAGCGGCCGGGTGATGCTCGGGCACGTCGGCCCGAACCGGCTCGACCTGCATTCGGTGGCCCGGTTCCCCAACAACCCGGTGCGCACCATCGACGGTTTGCACTGGAACATCCTGGAGCTGTACCGCAACTCGCTCGCGGGCCTACGGGCGGCCGCGCGGGAGGCTCCCGAGCTGGCCAGTGTTGGGATCGATTCCTGGGCCGTCGACTATGCGCTCCTACGCGGCGACCGGATGCTGGGGGCCCCCTTCCACTATCGGGACGACCGCACCGCAGCCGGGGTGGAAGCCACCCATGCCCTGGTGCCGCCGGCCGAGCTCTACGGCCGGAACGGTCTGCAGGTGCTGCCCTTCAACACCCTGTACCAGCTGGCGGCGGACCGGGCCAGCGGGGACCTCGCGGTCGCCGACGGCCTGCTGCTGATCCCCGACCTGCTCGGGTTCTGGCTGACCGGCCGGCGGGTCGCCGAGCGCAGCAACGCCTCGACCACCGGGCTGCTGCGCGCCGTCGGGGGCACCGCCGCCGAGTGGGACACCGAGCTGATGCACCGGCTGGGCCTGCCGCGCACGCTGTTTCCCGACCTGGTGGCCGCGGGCGAAGCCATCGGGCCGCTGTTGCCTTCCGTGGCCGCAGATGTCGGCGGGAGCCGGCTCGAGCTGGTGGCGGTGGGATCGCACGACACAGCTTCCGCCGTGGTGGGTGTGCCGATGCTCACCGACGACTGCGCCTACATCTCCAGCGGCACCTGGTCGCTCGTTGGGGTCGAGCTCCCGGCGCCGGTGCTCTCGGAGGCCAGCCGCGCGGCGAACTTCACCAACGAGGGCGGCGTGGACGGTCGTGTGCGCTACCTCCGCAACGTGATGGGCCTCTGGCTGCTCAGCGAGTCGATCCGCACCTGGGAGCGTGACGGCGACCCCGTCGAGCTGCCGGCCCTGCTCGCCCAGGCCGCCGCACTGCCCGGGCCGACCACCCTCTTCGATGTCGACGACCCCCGCTTCCTGGCGCCGGGACACCTGCCCGACCGCATCGACGGCTACTGCCGGGAGCACAGCATCCGCCCGCCCGGCAGCCGGGCAGAGCTGGTGCGCAGCATCGTGGAGAGCCTCGCGGCGGCCCATGCCCGCACCCTCCGCACGATCACCGAACTCTCGGGCCAGCCCGTGCGCACGGTGCACCTGGTGGGCGGCGGGTCGCAGAACGAGCTGCTCTGCCAGCTCACGGCCGACTACACCGGGCTGCCGGTGCTGGCCGGTCCGGTGGAGGCCACCGCGATCGGGAACGTGCTCGTGCAGGCCCGCGCGCAGGGCTTCGCCACCGGCAGTCTGGAGAGCCTGCGGGCACTCGTGCACCAGGCGCATCCACCCCGTGTCTACTCGCCGACGCCGCGGGGCCTGGTCGTGCACGATAACATTTCAGACTAG
- a CDS encoding LysR family transcriptional regulator: MDTTLLRRFVAVAEELDIARAAKNLNVSRTTLMKSVASLEAELGVPLFEPAADNPFLTEAGIALLAESKGLLAHMPPAGGPSQGSGNSSGSGGGKAKASKGRGRAPAVKGQSAPGKRRQSR, encoded by the coding sequence GTGGACACCACACTGCTCCGGCGTTTTGTCGCCGTCGCCGAGGAATTGGACATCGCTCGCGCCGCGAAGAACCTCAACGTGTCGCGTACGACACTGATGAAGTCGGTCGCCTCACTGGAGGCCGAGCTCGGTGTGCCGCTTTTCGAACCTGCCGCCGACAACCCCTTCCTCACCGAAGCCGGAATCGCCCTGCTAGCCGAGTCCAAGGGGCTGCTGGCCCACATGCCACCGGCCGGCGGCCCCTCCCAGGGCTCGGGCAACAGCAGTGGATCCGGCGGCGGCAAGGCCAAAGCGTCAAAGGGTCGCGGTCGCGCGCCCGCCGTCAAGGGCCAGTCCGCGCCGGGCAAGCGCCGCCAGTCCCGCTGA
- a CDS encoding bifunctional rhamnulose-1-phosphate aldolase/short-chain dehydrogenase, translating into MTNPTALELISRSNRLGADPKNTNYAGGNTSATGTETDPVTGEEIQLLWVKGSGGDLGTLTEPGLAVLRLDRMRALTNVYPGVDREDEMVAALDYTLHGKGGAAPSIDTPMHGLVDAAHVDHLHPDAGIAIATAADGEALTGTIFGDRVVWVPWRRPGFQLGLDIAAIKDANPQATGCILGGHGITAWGDTSAACEANSLWIIDTATAYIAEHSSPEPFGAELTGFGALAEADRRAKAAALAPTLRGLVSTDSAKVGHFTDVPEVLDFLSRSEHPRLAALGTSCPDHFLRTKVKPMLLDLPADASVEDSLARLQELHEAYRADYQAYYDRNAVDGSPAIRGADPLIVLIPGVGMFSYGANKQTARVAGEFYLNAINVMRGAEGLSSYAPIDEAEKFKIEYWALEEAKLQRMPKPKPLATRVALVTGAASGIGKAIATRLAAEGACVVIADLDLAKAQAAAAEIGSADVAIGVQANVTDEAAVQASVDAALLAFGGLDLVVNNAGLSLSKSLLETTVADWDLQHNVMAKGSFLVSRAAAKVLIDQKLGGDIIYISSKNSVFAGPNNIAYSATKADQAHQVRLLAAELGEYGVKVNGINPDGVVRGSGIFAGGWGAKRAAVYGVAEDDLGKYYAQRTLLKREVLPENVANAVFVLCTSDLSHTTGLHIPVDAGVAAAFLR; encoded by the coding sequence ATGACCAACCCCACCGCTCTGGAGCTCATCAGCCGCTCCAACCGGCTCGGCGCCGACCCGAAGAACACCAACTACGCCGGCGGAAACACCTCGGCCACGGGCACCGAAACCGACCCGGTCACCGGTGAGGAGATCCAGCTGCTCTGGGTCAAGGGTTCCGGCGGCGACCTCGGCACCCTCACCGAGCCCGGGCTGGCCGTGCTGCGGCTGGACCGGATGCGCGCCCTCACGAACGTCTATCCCGGTGTCGACCGCGAGGACGAGATGGTCGCGGCCCTCGACTACACCCTGCACGGTAAGGGCGGCGCGGCGCCGTCGATCGACACCCCGATGCACGGGCTGGTGGATGCGGCGCACGTCGACCACCTGCACCCGGATGCCGGCATCGCCATCGCGACCGCCGCCGACGGCGAGGCGCTCACCGGCACCATCTTCGGCGACCGGGTGGTCTGGGTGCCCTGGCGCCGACCCGGCTTCCAGCTGGGCCTGGACATCGCGGCCATCAAGGACGCCAATCCGCAGGCCACCGGCTGCATCCTCGGCGGCCACGGCATCACGGCCTGGGGCGACACCAGCGCGGCCTGCGAGGCCAACTCGCTGTGGATCATCGACACCGCAACCGCCTACATCGCCGAGCACTCCTCACCCGAGCCGTTCGGCGCCGAGCTGACCGGCTTCGGCGCCTTGGCCGAGGCCGACCGCCGCGCCAAGGCGGCGGCCCTCGCCCCCACCCTGCGCGGCCTGGTCTCCACCGACAGCGCCAAGGTGGGCCACTTCACCGACGTCCCCGAGGTTCTGGACTTCCTCTCCCGCAGCGAGCACCCGCGGCTGGCGGCCCTGGGCACGAGCTGCCCCGACCACTTCCTGCGCACCAAGGTCAAGCCGATGCTGCTCGACCTGCCGGCGGATGCGTCGGTGGAGGACTCCCTCGCCCGGCTGCAGGAGCTGCACGAGGCGTACCGCGCCGACTACCAGGCGTACTACGACCGGAATGCGGTCGACGGCTCCCCCGCGATCCGCGGCGCGGACCCTCTCATCGTGCTGATCCCCGGAGTGGGCATGTTCAGTTACGGCGCCAACAAGCAGACCGCCCGGGTGGCCGGCGAATTCTACCTCAACGCCATCAACGTCATGCGAGGCGCCGAGGGCCTCTCGAGCTACGCCCCCATCGACGAGGCCGAGAAGTTCAAGATCGAGTACTGGGCGCTCGAAGAGGCCAAGCTGCAGCGGATGCCCAAGCCCAAGCCGCTGGCCACCCGGGTGGCGCTCGTCACCGGCGCGGCCTCCGGCATCGGCAAGGCCATCGCCACCCGCCTGGCGGCAGAGGGCGCCTGCGTCGTGATCGCCGACCTCGACCTGGCGAAGGCCCAGGCCGCGGCCGCCGAGATCGGCAGCGCAGACGTGGCGATCGGCGTACAGGCGAACGTCACTGACGAGGCAGCGGTGCAGGCATCCGTCGACGCCGCGCTGCTCGCGTTCGGTGGCCTCGACCTGGTCGTGAACAACGCCGGGCTGTCGCTGTCGAAGTCCCTGCTCGAGACCACGGTGGCCGACTGGGACCTGCAGCACAACGTGATGGCCAAGGGCTCGTTCCTGGTCTCACGGGCGGCCGCGAAGGTGCTCATCGACCAGAAACTCGGCGGCGACATCATCTACATCTCGTCGAAGAACTCGGTGTTCGCCGGGCCGAACAACATCGCCTACTCGGCGACGAAGGCCGACCAGGCCCACCAGGTACGGCTGCTGGCGGCCGAACTCGGCGAGTACGGCGTGAAGGTCAACGGCATCAACCCCGACGGCGTCGTGCGCGGCTCCGGCATCTTCGCCGGCGGCTGGGGCGCCAAGCGCGCCGCGGTCTACGGGGTGGCGGAAGACGATCTGGGCAAGTACTACGCCCAGCGCACCCTGCTCAAGCGCGAGGTGCTGCCCGAGAACGTGGCCAACGCCGTCTTCGTGCTCTGCACGAGCGACCTCAGCCACACCACCGGCCTGCACATCCCGGTCGACGCCGGCGTCGCCGCCGCGTTCCTGCGGTGA
- the rhaI gene encoding L-rhamnose isomerase, with translation MTSFDSITAQLAAQAIELPSWAFGNSGTRFKVFSTPGTPRTIQEKIADAATVHRHTGLAPTVALHIPWDKVDDYAALRDFAGDHGLALGTVNSNTFQDDAYKFGSLTHTDAAVRQKAIDHHFDCIDIMHATGSRDLKIWLADGTNYPGQGDIRGRQDRLADSLAAIYERIGAEQRLVLEYKFFEPAFYHTDVPDWGTSYAQVSALGDRALVCLDTGHHAPGTNIEFIVAQLLRLGKLGSFDFNSRFYADDDLIVGAADPFQLFRILYEVIRGAGFGPDSPVAFMLDQCHNVEDKIPGQIRSVLNVQEMTARALLVDGTALRAAQDAGDVLGANGILMDAFYTDVRGDLAAWRETRGLPADPMAAYAASGYQAQIAADRAGGQQAGWGA, from the coding sequence ATGACGTCGTTCGATTCCATCACCGCCCAGCTGGCCGCCCAGGCCATCGAACTGCCCTCCTGGGCATTCGGCAATTCCGGCACACGATTCAAGGTGTTCTCCACGCCCGGCACGCCCCGCACCATCCAGGAGAAGATCGCGGATGCCGCCACCGTGCACAGGCACACCGGGTTGGCCCCCACCGTGGCGCTGCACATCCCCTGGGACAAGGTGGACGACTATGCGGCCCTCCGCGACTTCGCCGGCGACCACGGCCTGGCGCTCGGCACGGTCAACTCCAACACCTTCCAGGACGACGCCTACAAGTTCGGCAGCCTCACCCACACGGATGCCGCCGTGCGCCAGAAGGCCATCGACCACCACTTCGACTGCATCGACATCATGCACGCCACCGGGTCGCGGGACCTCAAGATCTGGCTCGCCGACGGAACCAACTACCCCGGCCAGGGCGATATCCGCGGCCGCCAGGACCGGCTCGCCGACTCCCTCGCCGCCATCTACGAGCGCATCGGGGCCGAGCAGCGACTCGTGCTCGAGTACAAGTTCTTCGAGCCGGCTTTCTATCACACCGACGTACCGGACTGGGGAACGTCTTACGCCCAGGTGTCGGCCCTCGGCGACCGCGCCCTGGTCTGCCTGGACACCGGCCACCACGCCCCCGGCACCAACATCGAGTTCATCGTCGCCCAGCTGTTGCGGCTCGGCAAGCTCGGCTCCTTCGACTTCAACTCCCGCTTCTACGCCGACGACGACCTCATCGTCGGCGCGGCCGACCCGTTCCAGCTGTTCCGGATCCTCTACGAGGTCATCCGCGGCGCAGGCTTCGGGCCGGACTCCCCCGTCGCCTTCATGCTCGACCAGTGCCACAACGTCGAAGACAAGATCCCCGGCCAGATCCGCTCGGTGCTCAACGTGCAGGAGATGACCGCCAGGGCGCTGCTCGTGGACGGCACCGCCCTCCGCGCGGCGCAGGACGCCGGGGATGTGCTCGGCGCCAACGGCATCCTGATGGACGCCTTCTATACCGACGTGCGCGGTGACCTCGCCGCCTGGCGCGAGACCCGCGGGCTGCCCGCCGACCCCATGGCCGCCTACGCGGCATCCGGCTATCAGGCGCAGATCGCCGCCGACCGCGCCGGCGGTCAGCAGGCCGGCTGGGGCGCCTGA
- a CDS encoding DUF3592 domain-containing protein: MDLHAIISMLSEIFTIVGLLVGLPLYIAGVSVRGFGGRWVQTDGVVAATASGPVIRWFDSTGEVHEALADSHETEHLDPGDDVTVWFSARSPERCRTHSPDHDGKALRLTGLILLALGVASAILGVVLLFL; the protein is encoded by the coding sequence GTGGACCTTCATGCGATCATCTCGATGCTCAGCGAGATCTTCACCATCGTGGGCCTGCTCGTCGGTCTTCCGCTCTATATCGCCGGGGTATCCGTGCGTGGTTTCGGCGGTCGCTGGGTGCAGACCGACGGCGTCGTCGCCGCCACGGCATCCGGCCCGGTGATCCGCTGGTTCGACAGCACCGGTGAGGTGCACGAGGCCCTGGCCGACAGTCACGAGACGGAGCACCTGGATCCCGGCGACGACGTCACGGTGTGGTTCAGCGCCCGGTCCCCGGAGCGCTGCCGCACCCACTCGCCCGACCATGACGGCAAGGCCCTGCGGCTGACCGGCCTGATCCTGCTCGCCCTGGGCGTCGCTTCGGCGATCCTGGGCGTCGTCCTGCTCTTCCTCTAG